The following proteins are co-located in the uncultured Tolumonas sp. genome:
- a CDS encoding ribose ABC transporter permease, which yields MSTTNTNAATSPEKKFTLHKVIQSVGILPVLILIFIGFSLMTPNFATESNIMNIVRQSSINTVLAAGMTFVIITGGIDLSVGSILGATAVMSMVTSLSPELGLLSIPVALMGGLLMGTLNGVMVAYIGLPPFIATLGTYTALRGAAYLLAGGTTVINNNISFEWIGNAYLGPIPWLVVIGFVVIAICWFILRKTTLGMHVYAVGGNANAARLTGIKVGMVLTFVYALSGLMAGLGGIMSASRLYSANGNLGVGYELDAIAAVVLGGTSLSGGIGSITGTLIGALIIAAMNNGMTLMGVSYFWQLVIKGCVIIIAVLIDKYRTRKHAGA from the coding sequence ATGAGCACAACCAATACCAATGCGGCTACCAGCCCGGAAAAGAAATTCACGCTACATAAAGTGATCCAGTCGGTCGGGATCTTACCTGTTCTGATCCTGATTTTTATTGGCTTCAGTTTGATGACGCCAAACTTTGCGACTGAATCGAACATCATGAACATTGTGCGCCAGTCTTCCATCAATACGGTACTGGCCGCGGGGATGACCTTCGTCATCATCACTGGCGGGATTGACCTATCGGTCGGTTCAATCCTCGGTGCTACTGCCGTTATGTCCATGGTGACATCTCTGAGCCCTGAACTGGGGTTGTTGTCGATTCCAGTCGCACTGATGGGCGGCTTGCTGATGGGCACACTGAATGGCGTGATGGTGGCTTATATTGGTCTGCCACCGTTTATTGCCACGCTCGGTACCTATACTGCACTTCGTGGTGCCGCTTACCTATTAGCCGGTGGTACCACCGTGATCAACAACAACATCAGCTTCGAGTGGATTGGTAACGCCTATTTAGGACCAATCCCATGGTTAGTTGTGATCGGTTTTGTGGTCATCGCTATTTGCTGGTTCATTCTGCGCAAAACCACACTGGGTATGCATGTCTACGCAGTAGGTGGTAATGCCAATGCGGCTCGTCTGACCGGTATCAAGGTCGGCATGGTACTGACCTTCGTCTATGCCCTGAGCGGTTTAATGGCTGGATTGGGCGGCATCATGAGTGCCTCTCGTCTTTACAGTGCCAACGGCAACCTCGGTGTTGGCTACGAATTGGATGCTATCGCGGCGGTAGTGCTCGGTGGTACCAGTCTGTCTGGTGGTATTGGTAGTATCACCGGCACGTTAATCGGCGCATTGATTATCGCCGCCATGAACAACGGGATGACGCTGATGGGTGTCTCTTACTTCTGGCAGTTGGTAATCAAAGGCTGTGTGATCATCATTGCAGTTCTGATTGATAAATATCGTACCCGGAAACATGCGGGCGCTTAA
- a CDS encoding sugar ABC transporter ATP-binding protein: MMSDKQPILEMRNIAKRFGQFYALKDVSLTIYPGEVHSLMGENGAGKSTLMKILAGAYTATAGEIAIDGQPYTINGPKDALNAGITLIYQEINLAPNLTVAENIFLGSEITRNGMVNRQKMEEETELVLARLAARFKASAKVSSLSIAEQQQVEIARALHRNSRVLVMDEPTAALSSRETDMLFALIKKLRSEGLAIIYISHRMAEIYELSDRVSVLRDGQYIGSLMRSELSASELVRMMVGRPLNDLFNKDRAIPKGDMVLECHDLTDDDKVLSGSLNVRAGEIVGLSGLVGAGRSELAQLIFGARKIVSGNIKLKGKPLEINNPRDAIDCGIGFLTENRKEQGLFLEMTVHDNIVMATIERDSKLGVLNEQKNRALSDTAIKTLNIRVPHSQVAVGGLSGGNQQKCLISRWVAIHPKLLILDEPTRGVDVGAKSEIYRMMTDMARKGVAILMISSELPEIVGMSDRVFVMRAGSIVGELDGEAITQENIMELATGATHHMAGAEVA, translated from the coding sequence ATGATGAGCGACAAACAACCCATTTTGGAGATGCGAAACATCGCCAAACGCTTCGGCCAGTTCTACGCCCTGAAAGATGTCAGCCTGACTATCTATCCTGGCGAAGTGCATTCCCTGATGGGGGAAAATGGTGCCGGTAAAAGTACACTGATGAAAATTCTGGCGGGTGCTTACACTGCGACCGCTGGCGAAATTGCTATCGATGGCCAGCCTTACACCATCAATGGTCCGAAAGACGCGTTAAATGCCGGTATTACCCTGATTTATCAGGAAATCAATCTGGCGCCGAACCTCACGGTTGCGGAAAACATTTTTCTCGGTTCCGAAATCACCCGTAACGGGATGGTGAACCGCCAGAAGATGGAAGAAGAAACCGAGTTAGTACTGGCGCGTCTGGCTGCGCGTTTTAAAGCTTCTGCCAAAGTATCCAGCTTAAGTATTGCCGAGCAACAGCAGGTAGAAATTGCCCGCGCCCTGCACCGTAACAGTCGTGTGCTGGTCATGGACGAACCGACTGCCGCGCTGTCTTCCCGTGAAACCGATATGTTATTTGCGCTGATCAAAAAACTGCGCAGTGAAGGGTTGGCAATCATTTATATCAGTCACCGGATGGCTGAAATCTATGAATTATCCGATCGCGTCAGCGTATTACGTGATGGTCAATATATCGGCAGCCTGATGCGCAGCGAACTCTCCGCCAGCGAACTGGTCCGCATGATGGTAGGCCGTCCGCTCAACGATCTGTTCAACAAAGACCGGGCTATTCCAAAGGGTGACATGGTGTTGGAATGCCATGATCTGACCGATGACGACAAAGTGCTGTCTGGCAGTTTGAATGTGCGGGCCGGTGAAATTGTCGGCTTATCTGGTCTGGTCGGAGCCGGTCGCTCTGAATTAGCCCAGCTGATTTTCGGCGCGCGCAAAATTGTCTCCGGCAATATCAAACTGAAAGGTAAACCACTGGAAATCAACAATCCGCGTGATGCGATTGACTGTGGGATCGGCTTTTTAACAGAAAACCGCAAAGAACAAGGCCTGTTTCTGGAGATGACCGTGCACGACAACATCGTGATGGCCACCATCGAACGAGACAGCAAACTCGGTGTACTGAACGAACAGAAAAACCGAGCACTGAGTGATACCGCAATCAAGACACTGAATATTCGCGTGCCGCACAGCCAAGTCGCAGTGGGCGGTCTTTCTGGCGGGAACCAGCAGAAATGTCTGATTTCCCGCTGGGTCGCCATCCACCCGAAACTGCTGATTCTGGATGAACCAACCCGTGGCGTGGACGTCGGCGCGAAAAGTGAAATTTACCGGATGATGACCGACATGGCACGTAAAGGCGTTGCCATTCTGATGATCTCCAGTGAGTTACCAGAAATCGTAGGCATGAGTGACCGCGTTTTCGTTATGCGTGCCGGCAGCATTGTCGGTGAGTTAGACGGAGAAGCAATCACCCAAGAAAACATCATGGAGCTGGCTACCGGGGCAACCCACCACATGGCCGGCGCGGAAGTGGCATGA